From a region of the Lactuca sativa cultivar Salinas chromosome 4, Lsat_Salinas_v11, whole genome shotgun sequence genome:
- the LOC111899625 gene encoding uncharacterized protein LOC111899625, with translation MWGLRNVGEIVNVQEVYAGYPNIFSIELHHGGSFTKFPNIRYINGQVRYFDVVDIDEFSVHELDLMMRELGYDGTEIMYYHFRLPNEGFDFGLRALGNDDDVRNLSRVIIEDMEKQDSIRPSSPVVAHEVVTPIQIDVGEGDLGLALTLYKSATPEFSRSKGWKHSKGASSCSTKLNLDWEGAEKIMASGEVDKGKGVEGFVDEFVVVDAEKELNKEIDVNEELDVNKSNGEGVEGFADEGYRVVMDNDPQGVNEFSTNINIDDELMTNFQPFEDQDSIPFNGFEGQDNIPFNDEWRQEEPDDIDFENQNSEDEDSDFMIDEDNIIEDVDVDMEDFNLNIDTEAEFNGCQRMGGQRNEDSDEEDDLEVIDNDEWDSLSEDSGDNRKRKEMIKELGKQTLCSAGEVHKVAFHIGQKYKAKKELKDKIDLHALETRRNISFTKNDKSRLTAVCDGTIVLNASGVGGPTSGKKVKGKEVNSDKVKCTWKLHASRSSEQDYWFIKTYNQKHICLQTRKIRSCTATFLSKRIMDQIEANPGLPVRALQEQLQSTYGVSISEEKAFRARALATKNVAGDYVKQYAALRDYVLELQKTNEGTTVKIDVVSEPVVSSPTRQFRRIYVCLGPLKKGFKAGLREFLGLDGAFMKGPFPGQILSAVGVDSNNGTYPLAYAVVESENTSSWKWFLQCLAEDLDLYSNSNFTFISDRQKGLLPAIEQLFPNAEHRFCIRHIYQNMRIRFKTTEYKEYFWRCATATTIPEFEAVMVELRNYDIEAYQWLLKIPPHHWARSHFSGRAISDMLLNNLCEVFNSKLVKGRDKPIISCLEFIREYLMKRVCNVMKVLNKCQGPLTPTGTRILESNTTLASKYHARWNGGQKYQVKGPWNDQHVVDMEKRECSCRKWELTGIPCKHAIASLNEMADNNEKVGELYTYVHKVYWLDTWKEMYSFKVEPIKGRAMWPKSDCPTTLVPPPHNKAIGRPKKKRRITAEERIEIQQRKRQANSQSQNDNETQSLSRKFLTVTCSKCKQKGHNARTCKAKDGN, from the exons ATGTGGGGACTTAGAAATGTTGGAGAGATTGTCAACGTTCAAGAAGTTTATG CTGGTTACCCCAACATATTCTCTATTGAACTTCATCACGGAGGGAGTTTCACAAAGTTTCCAAATATCAGGTATATTAATGGCCAAGTAAGGTACTTTGATGTTGTCGACATTGATGAATTTTCTGTTCATGAACTAGACTTGATGATGAGAGAATTAGGGTATGATGGTACTGAAATCATGTATTACCATTTCCGTTTGCCTAATGAAGGATTTGACTTTGGACTCCGAGCATTAGGTAACGATGATGATGTGCGTAATCTCTCACG GGTTATAATAGAAGACATGGAGAAGCAGGATTCCATTAGACCCTCATCACCTGTAGTTGCTCATGAAGTGGTAACTCCAATCCAAATTGATGTTGGTGAGGGTGATTTAGGGTTAGCATTAACCTTATACAAATCAGCAACACCTGAATTTAGTAGGTCTAAAGGTTGGAAACATAGTAAAGGGGCATCGTCTTGTAGTACAAAGCTTAACTTGGATTGGGAAGGTGCTGAAAAAATAATGGCAAGTGGTGAAGTTGATAAGGGTAAGGGTGTAGAAGGATTTGTAGATGAATTTGTTGTAGTTGATGCAGAAAAAGAGTTAAACAAAGAGATTGATGTGAATGAAGAACTTGATGTGAACAAATCCAATGGTGAGGGTGTAGAAGGATTTGCAGATGAGGGGTATAGAGTTGTCATGGATAATGATCCTCAAGGAGTCAATGAATTTTCAACTAACATCAACATAGATGATGAGTTAATGACAAACTTTCAACCTTTTGAAGACCAAGATAGCATCCCATTTAATGGGTTTGAAGGCCAAGATAACATTCCTTTCAATGATGAGTGGAGACAAGAGGAGCCTGATGACATTGATTTTGAGAATCAAAACAGTGAAGATGAAGATAGTGACTTTATGATTGATGAGGACAACATAATTGAAGATGTTGACGTTGACATGGAGGATTTCAATCTAAATATTGATACAGAAGCAGAGTTCAATGGATGTCAAAGAATGGGtggtcaaagaaatgaagatagtgatgaagaagatgatttgGAGGTAATTGACAATGACGAGTGGGATTCATTAAGTGAGGACTCAGGGGACAAcaggaaaagaaaagaaatgatCAAAGAGCTGGGGAAACAAACCTTATGTTCTGCTGGTGAGGTGCACAAGGTAGCTTTTCATATTGGGCAGAAATATAAAGCCAAGAAAGAATTGAAAGACAAAATTGACCTGCATGCTTTAGAGACAAGGAGGAATATCTCATTCACAAAAAACGACAAGAGTAGATTGACAGCTGTTTGTGATGGAACTATAGTTTTAAATGCAAGTGGGGTAGGTGGACCTACCTCTGGGAAAAAGGTAAAGGGTAAAGAAGTAAACTCAGATAAAGTTAAATGCACATGGAAACTTCATGCATCTAGGTCAAGTGAACAGGACTATTGGTTTATTAAGACCTATAATCAGAAACACATCTGCCTCCAAACACGAAAAATCAGATCTTGCACAGCAACATTTCTTTCCAAACGTATTATGGATCAGATTGAAGCTAATCCTGGACTGCCTGTTCGTGCCCTACAAGAGCAACTCCAATCAACTTATGGAGTTAGTATTTCAGAAGAGAAAGCATTTAGGGCAAGAGCATTAGCCACCAAAAATGTTGCAGGGGATTACGTAAAGCAATATGCAGCTTTGAGAGACTATGTACTAGAGCTACAAAAGACAAATGAAGGTACAACTGTAAAGATTGATGTGGTTTCAGAACCTGTGGTTTCATCCCCAACCAGGCAATTCAGAAGGATATACGTGTGTTTAGGTCCTTTGAAGAAAGGTTTTAAGGCAGGTTTGAGAGAATTTTTAGGCTTAGATGGAGCCTTCATGAAGGGACCTTTCCCAGGTCAAATACTAAGTGCAGTTGGTGTTGATTCCAACAATGGAACCTACCCATTGGCATATGCTGTTGTTGAAAGTGAAAACACTTCAAGTTGGAAATGGTTTCTTCAGTGTCTTGCAGAAGATCTTGACTTGTATTCAAATTCCAACTTCACCTTTATCAGTGATAGACAGAAG GGTCTTCTACCAGCCATAGAACAATTGTTCCCTAATGCAGAACACAGGTTCTGTATTAGACACATATACCAGAACATGAGGATCAGATTTAAGACTACAGAATACAAGGAGTATTTTTGGAGGTGTGCTACAGCCACCACCATACCAGAGTTTGAAGCTGTAATGGTAGAGCTAAGGAATTATGACATAGAAGCATATCAGTGGCTCTTGAAAATCCCTCCACATCATTGGGCTAGAAGTCATTTTTCAG GAAGGGCAATTTCAGACATGTTATTGAATAACCTTTGTGAAGTGTTCAATAGCAAACTTGTTAAAGGGAGAGACAAACCCATTATCAGTTGTTtggagttcataagagagtacctTATGAAGAGAGTATGCAATGTGATGAAGGTGTTAAACAAGTGTCAAGGTCCATTAACTCCAACTGGTACTAGGATTTTGGAATCAAACACAACACTAGCTAGTAAGTATCATGCACGATGGAATGGGGGACAAAAGTATCAGGTTAAAGGTCCATGGAATGATCAACATGTGGTGGACATGGAGAAAAGGGAGTGTAGTTGTAGAAAGTGGGAGCTTACTGGAATTCCTTGCAAACATGCAATTGCAAGCCTAAATGAAATGGCAGACAATAATGAAAAGGTGGGAGAACTATACACATATGTGCATAAGGTGTATTGGCTTGATACATGGAAAGAGATGTACTCCTTCAAGGTGGAGCCTATCAAAGGTAGAGCCATGTGGCCTAAGAGTGACTGCCCAACAACTCTTGTGCCTCCACCACACAACAAAGCTATAGGCAGGCCAAAAAAGAAAAGAAGGATTACAGCAGAGGAAAGGATTGAAATCCAGCAACGTAAGAGGCAAGCAAACAGTCAAAGTCAAAATGATAATGAAACTCAATCACTGAGCAGGAAGTTTTTGACTGTGACATGTAGTAAGTGTAAGCAAAAGGGTCACAATGCCAGGACCTGCAAGGCCAAAGATGGGAACTGA
- the LOC111899627 gene encoding uncharacterized protein LOC111899627 produces MSTHGDDLDLLLSLQDRVLETPPSSPSPHSPGYLSDDGCARQRGHADMSVFRTAVEDCLDYEPEPSKKPLKSSHGKKSSDVDVEKFSGLRIQNQLVSRTELSDRLADIRFVRLTSIKNLLSGDTLSGCWATIGVLCEKGEIRTSSTGKPYSIWTIGCLDEKTVSLFLFGNTYQKNSKEEIGTIFALFNCEVRKNAKSKSGFTLTVFSAPQVLKLGTSADFGQCKTCNQVINKRHGVYCKFHTKNASEKYSTKRVEFMGGNLRTAFNYKERMQTEGIYMVENQTNVAKHGQPAKVHSIEGLRRALSNAGKVTTNTYSQGIRFLSQVAGKSSPVLNKPVKSSTDKRKSEVVGSNPPDVKTSQQLNAKRVKIEKSQMPQVEVKQGKEKTVELEYVSSDDDSDSIF; encoded by the exons ATGTCAACACACGGTGATGATCTCGATCTTCTTCTTTCCCTTCAAGATAGGGTGCTAGAAAcccctccttcttctccttcgcCCCATTCACCTG GATATCTATCTGACGATGGATGTGCAAGACAGAGGGGACATGCAGACATGTCTGTTTTCAGAACCGCTGTTGAGGATTGTCTAGATTATGAGCCTGAACCCTCCAAGAAACCACTCAAATCCAGCCATGGAAAGAAGTCAAGTGATGTTGATGTTGAAAAGTTTTCTGGTTTGAGAATCCA GAATCAGTTGGTTTCTCGAACAGAATTGAGTGATCGATTAGCTGATATTCGATTTGTTCGTTTAACATCAATAAA GAATCTTTTATCAGGGGATACTCTTTCTGGATGTTGGGCAACTATTGGAGTTTTATGTGAGAAAGGGGAAATAAGGACTAGTTCTACAGGGAAACCCTACAGCATATGGACTATTGGATGTTTAGATGAAAAAACTGTTTCCCTTTTCTTGTTTGGAAATACTTATCAAAAGAATAGTAAAGAAGAAATTGGAACAATCTTTGCTCTATTCAATTGTGAAGTTAGAAAGAATGCAAAATCG AAATCAGGATTTACTTTGACAGTTTTTTCTGCTCCACAAGTGTTAAAGTTGGGTACTTCTGCTGATTTTGGACAATGCAAAACTTGTAATCAAGTTATCAACAA ACGCCATGGAGTATATTGCAAGTTTCATACAAAG AATGCATCAGAAAAATATTCAACTAAAAGAGTAGAGTTCATGGGAGG GAACTTAAGAACAGCCTTCAATTATAAAGAGAGAATGCAGACAGAAGGCATTTACATGGTTGAAAACCAGACAAATGTAGCTAAACATGGACAACCTGCAAAAGTTCATTCTATTGAAGGGTTAAGAAGGGCATTGAG TAATGCAGGAAAAGTGACAACAAATACTTACTCACAAGGAATTCGATTTCTATCACAAGTTgcag GGAAATCGAGTCCAGTTTTAAACAAACCAGTAAAGAGTTCAACAGATAAAAG gaAATCAGAGGTTGTGGGGTCAAATCCACCTGATGTCAAAACAAGTCAGCAACTAAATGCAAAGAGGGTAAAGATTGAAAAAAGTCAAATGCCACAAGTGGAAGTCAAACAAGGGAAGGAAAAAACGGTTGAGTTAGAATATGTTAGTTCGGATGATGATTCTGATTCTATTTTTTGa